From Synergistales bacterium, one genomic window encodes:
- the fapR gene encoding transcription factor FapR, whose product MEGSSLVRSRPRRERHQRLQNLLENNPLYTDDELAAVLGVSVSTIRLDRTLLGLPELRERMRRMAQTATSRLTSMRHEDVVGELLELEPDSWALSVIQASRDMAFRDTDIIWDHHIYSQASSLAMAVIEARLVVTGAARVNYRKPALVGDRLIAKAKVGSRKGNKTVVSVRTRVEGKEIFVGRFVVVTMDERSGLSLDADTV is encoded by the coding sequence ATGGAGGGATCCTCTCTGGTACGGTCACGGCCTCGGAGAGAACGACACCAGCGGTTGCAGAACCTGCTGGAGAACAACCCGCTGTACACCGACGACGAGCTGGCTGCCGTGCTTGGTGTGAGCGTGAGCACCATCAGGCTCGACCGCACCCTTCTCGGGCTCCCGGAATTGCGGGAACGGATGCGGCGCATGGCGCAGACGGCGACAAGCCGGTTGACCTCCATGCGGCACGAGGATGTGGTGGGCGAGCTGCTGGAGCTTGAACCGGACAGCTGGGCGCTTTCGGTGATCCAGGCCTCCCGGGATATGGCCTTCCGGGATACCGATATCATCTGGGACCATCACATCTATTCCCAGGCGAGCTCCCTCGCCATGGCGGTGATCGAAGCCCGTCTGGTGGTGACCGGAGCCGCCCGGGTCAACTACCGGAAGCCCGCGCTGGTGGGGGATCGTCTGATCGCCAAGGCCAAGGTGGGTTCGAGAAAGGGTAACAAAACGGTTGTCAGTGTCCGGACCCGGGTCGAGGGGAAAGAGATCTTTGTCGGTCGGTTTGTTGTCGTGACGATGGACGAACGGAGTGGATTGTCGCTTGACGCGGATACGGTTTGA